One genomic window of Helicobacter canis includes the following:
- a CDS encoding DUF5718 family protein: protein MQANAQMLKNMIGLGLAGNFANHLEQAGEAKDFACIICDDENAPKGMFPFYVPQDSGILGRFCFNDEAIILPQDSTLRIQAEPEVALECEIIYEGDSSKVIAVEPRFFMACNDTSVRNDPNATKLSQKKNFSLGSKGLGRKLCIDNFTKSGVCQQYSLASFIRKQGAELEPYGECSTLCSYSYFYRTLTDWIACKLNTQKDLSVLENLQDILARSHYPRQAIISVGATRYMPQYENYFLQENDEIAIVVFNHNTHTYEQIQALVASKSLDPHISALYQRVQRHA from the coding sequence ATGCAAGCAAATGCACAAATGCTAAAGAATATGATTGGCTTGGGGCTAGCTGGGAACTTTGCCAATCACCTAGAGCAAGCAGGAGAGGCAAAGGATTTTGCTTGCATTATATGTGATGATGAGAATGCCCCTAAGGGAATGTTCCCTTTCTATGTGCCGCAAGATTCTGGGATTTTGGGGCGATTTTGCTTCAATGATGAAGCTATTATCCTGCCGCAAGATTCTACTTTGCGCATACAAGCAGAGCCAGAAGTCGCCTTGGAGTGTGAGATCATTTATGAAGGTGATTCATCAAAAGTCATAGCCGTAGAGCCTAGATTTTTTATGGCGTGCAATGACACTTCCGTGCGCAACGACCCAAACGCCACCAAACTCTCCCAAAAGAAAAATTTCTCCCTAGGCTCTAAAGGACTTGGCAGGAAGCTATGCATTGATAACTTTACAAAATCTGGAGTCTGCCAGCAGTATTCACTCGCATCATTTATCCGCAAGCAAGGCGCAGAGCTTGAGCCTTATGGCGAGTGCAGCACACTCTGCTCATATAGCTATTTTTATCGCACGCTTACAGATTGGATCGCTTGCAAGCTCAATACGCAAAAAGACCTAAGCGTGCTAGAAAATCTACAAGACATCTTGGCGCGCTCACACTATCCGCGGCAAGCCATCATCTCTGTGGGAGCTACGCGCTATATGCCACAATACGAAAACTACTTCCTACAAGAAAATGATGAAATCGCCATTGTAGTCTTTAACCACAACACCCACACCTATGAGCAGATCCAAGCCCTAGTCGCTTCCAAATCCCTTGACCCCCACATATCTGCGCTATACCAACGCGTGCAAAGACACGCCTAG
- the nhaA gene encoding Na+/H+ antiporter NhaA, which yields MRSQVSKDYNKDRLKQNLNAFISHESFSGVLLFFCVVFAMLVANSKFSVLYFALKELELGAFLGPYHTGMSMEHFVNDVAMSLFFLMMGLEMKREILYGELAGFKKIIFPMLAAIGGIIVPIGIYLFFNHGTPSANGFGVAMSTDTAFALGAILFLGKRVPLSCKVFLVTLAVVDDLGAILVIVLFYTSTLHIGWLLVAGAIFALLVYINHKDTYKLPIFLLLGVGLWIAVFNSGVHATVAAVILAFCIPGRSNVSDTCLLNLKKELEGIYTMVQSGRNFFETSIEHAKFSLRGIWESLTRFFIDNSPRRQFDLQEQSKRVQILDSISRYSLQAQNPLLRLQSVLHPLCSYFIVPLFAFINAGVQIDSSVNLNIDAIFLGTVVGLVVGKPLGIFAFAYLGVKLKIATKPPTLSFTQVFAVGTLAGIGFTMSIFVANIAYINLEYGREAVMVSKLAILYASSLALLLGIAMLWLSTRAKPETKSP from the coding sequence ATGAGATCACAAGTATCCAAAGACTACAACAAAGACCGCTTAAAGCAAAATCTTAATGCCTTTATCAGCCACGAATCTTTCAGCGGCGTGCTGCTGTTTTTCTGCGTGGTGTTTGCTATGCTTGTGGCAAATTCCAAATTCTCTGTGCTGTATTTCGCGCTAAAAGAGCTTGAGCTAGGCGCGTTTTTGGGTCCTTATCACACAGGAATGAGTATGGAGCATTTTGTCAATGATGTAGCGATGAGCTTATTTTTCTTAATGATGGGGCTTGAGATGAAGCGCGAGATCCTCTATGGCGAGCTTGCTGGGTTTAAAAAGATCATTTTCCCAATGCTTGCTGCCATTGGCGGGATCATCGTGCCTATAGGGATTTATCTCTTCTTCAACCACGGCACCCCAAGTGCCAATGGCTTTGGTGTGGCAATGAGCACAGATACGGCATTTGCGCTAGGGGCGATTTTGTTTCTAGGCAAGAGAGTGCCGCTAAGCTGCAAGGTGTTTTTGGTAACTTTGGCAGTTGTTGATGATTTGGGGGCGATTTTAGTTATCGTGCTGTTTTATACAAGCACTCTGCATATCGGCTGGCTACTTGTGGCAGGGGCGATATTTGCCCTACTTGTGTATATCAACCACAAGGACACCTACAAGCTCCCGATCTTTTTGCTACTTGGGGTGGGCTTATGGATCGCAGTCTTTAATAGTGGCGTGCATGCCACTGTGGCAGCGGTGATTTTGGCATTTTGTATCCCGGGGCGATCCAATGTCTCTGATACTTGCTTGCTAAATCTTAAAAAGGAGCTAGAGGGGATTTATACAATGGTGCAAAGTGGGAGAAATTTCTTTGAGACCAGCATAGAGCACGCCAAATTTAGCCTACGCGGGATCTGGGAGAGTCTCACGCGCTTTTTTATCGATAATAGCCCTAGAAGACAATTTGACTTGCAAGAGCAAAGCAAGCGCGTGCAGATTCTAGACTCTATCTCGCGCTACTCCTTGCAAGCCCAGAATCCACTTTTGCGCTTACAGAGTGTCTTGCACCCGCTTTGCTCGTATTTCATCGTGCCTTTGTTTGCCTTCATCAATGCAGGCGTGCAGATAGATTCTAGTGTCAATCTTAATATTGATGCGATATTTTTAGGCACGGTTGTGGGGCTTGTGGTAGGCAAGCCGCTAGGGATTTTTGCCTTTGCCTATCTTGGAGTCAAGCTCAAAATCGCCACAAAGCCCCCTACACTTAGCTTCACACAAGTGTTTGCCGTAGGCACACTTGCGGGGATTGGCTTTACGATGTCGATTTTTGTCGCAAATATCGCATATATCAATCTCGAATACGGCAGAGAGGCTGTTATGGTCTCTAAGCTTGCGATTTTATATGCTTCATCATTGGCATTATTGCTTGGGATCGCTATGCTCTGGCTTAGCACAAGGGCAAAGCCAGAGACCAAATCCCCTTAG
- the exbB gene encoding TonB-system energizer ExbB, with amino-acid sequence MDFLRENIDFIVFAVLGAMSFFALWFSVERIIFYARVDVGVFASLDALEESLSKNLTALYIIYSNAPYVGLLGTVCGIMITFYDMGMSGGMDAKTIMVGLSLALKATALGLCVAIPTLMVYNILLRRCDVLSNRYKAQKSQSTAQYRKERKDSDEA; translated from the coding sequence ATGGATTTTCTGCGAGAAAATATTGATTTTATCGTGTTTGCGGTGCTTGGGGCGATGAGCTTTTTTGCCTTGTGGTTTAGTGTTGAGCGGATTATTTTCTATGCGCGTGTTGATGTAGGTGTCTTTGCAAGTCTTGATGCGCTAGAAGAATCTCTTAGCAAAAATCTCACTGCTTTATATATCATCTATTCAAATGCCCCTTATGTCGGGCTGCTTGGGACGGTGTGTGGGATAATGATTACATTTTATGATATGGGTATGAGCGGCGGAATGGATGCTAAGACAATTATGGTGGGGCTTTCACTCGCGCTAAAAGCAACCGCACTTGGGCTGTGCGTGGCTATCCCTACGCTTATGGTTTATAATATTCTCTTGCGCCGTTGTGATGTGCTAAGCAACCGCTACAAAGCGCAAAAATCACAATCCACTGCACAATATAGAAAAGAGAGAAAGGATAGCGATGAAGCCTAG
- the exbD gene encoding TonB system transport protein ExbD: MKPRRAEGLNIVPFIDVMLVLLAIVLSVSTFIAQGKIPINLPQADNVEKKADDKVVQILINADNHIYIDDKELDSSALREAINAIDNATMIEVKSDKDARFESFVQIISIIKDKGHENFSITAQTP, encoded by the coding sequence ATGAAGCCTAGGCGTGCGGAGGGGCTAAATATCGTGCCTTTTATCGATGTGATGCTTGTTTTGCTAGCTATTGTGCTAAGTGTCTCGACATTTATCGCTCAAGGTAAAATCCCCATCAATCTCCCCCAAGCCGACAATGTCGAAAAAAAGGCAGATGATAAGGTCGTGCAGATTCTTATTAACGCGGACAATCATATCTATATCGATGATAAGGAGCTAGATTCTAGTGCGTTGCGCGAGGCGATCAATGCTATTGATAATGCAACGATGATTGAGGTCAAAAGCGACAAAGACGCGAGGTTTGAAAGCTTTGTGCAAATCATTAGTATTATTAAGGACAAAGGGCATGAGAATTTTTCCATCACTGCACAAACACCTTAA
- a CDS encoding energy transducer TonB produces MRIFPSLHKHLKTPSFIGFAISLGVHLLGLSWVVGVFSQDTIAQVGSAPITMSLASINTNAPQKTYSKPTKPKHAQNQHHKQKHKTKHPIPTQEILQDQEQRHDSPLESKQTTHKDGEEIQESASNQDSQGSTQELLAHNEGISDEFYAKVQAAIARKHDYPQLARIRGMQGTVVVEFCLKPDGSLEGLRVVRSNTGDILNKQAIQTIQAAHKSFPKPSKIVLLSIPINYGLIDR; encoded by the coding sequence ATGAGAATTTTTCCATCACTGCACAAACACCTTAAAACCCCATCGTTTATAGGCTTTGCAATCTCACTTGGCGTGCATTTGCTTGGTTTGTCGTGGGTTGTGGGGGTGTTTAGCCAAGATACAATCGCTCAAGTAGGGAGCGCACCGATCACAATGAGCCTAGCAAGTATTAACACAAATGCCCCGCAAAAGACCTACTCTAAGCCCACAAAGCCCAAGCACGCACAAAATCAGCACCATAAGCAAAAGCATAAGACAAAGCACCCAATCCCAACTCAAGAGATCCTGCAAGACCAAGAGCAAAGACACGACTCGCCACTAGAATCCAAGCAGACTACGCATAAAGATGGCGAGGAGATACAAGAGAGCGCGTCTAATCAAGACTCCCAAGGCTCTACACAAGAGCTTTTAGCGCATAATGAGGGCATAAGCGATGAGTTTTATGCCAAGGTGCAAGCTGCCATAGCACGCAAGCACGATTATCCACAGCTCGCTAGAATCCGCGGTATGCAAGGCACTGTGGTCGTGGAGTTTTGCCTAAAGCCTGATGGGAGTCTTGAAGGACTGCGGGTCGTGCGTTCCAATACAGGAGATATTTTAAATAAGCAAGCAATACAGACGATCCAAGCAGCGCATAAGTCTTTCCCCAAGCCAAGCAAGATTGTTTTACTAAGTATTCCTATCAATTATGGCTTAATCGATCGCTAA
- a CDS encoding LPP20 family lipoprotein, translated as MTSITQRIKMMSVATITALSLVACVGTQEGVGLTPPSADFHPTGIENPSFGGVNPPMINPPLANPGPIIGSNPMVEEDDDIAPSKGGSEPIIQNNPNLTPSNVIELQVTGTGVAPQNSISPAQSTALAKRAAMIDAYKLLGEKMYGVKLNGQDTVENMAITSSTVKSKVQALVRGADVVNVDCKSGLCQVTMELKLDGRVWYRALGGR; from the coding sequence ATGACAAGTATCACACAGAGAATCAAGATGATGTCAGTTGCGACAATTACAGCCCTAAGCCTTGTCGCGTGCGTTGGGACACAAGAGGGTGTTGGGCTCACTCCGCCAAGTGCTGATTTTCACCCAACAGGCATTGAAAATCCAAGCTTTGGTGGTGTCAATCCCCCAATGATCAATCCACCCTTGGCAAATCCGGGACCTATCATTGGCAGTAACCCTATGGTAGAAGAAGATGATGACATCGCTCCATCAAAAGGGGGTAGTGAGCCTATCATCCAAAACAATCCAAATCTAACCCCAAGCAATGTGATTGAGCTACAAGTAACAGGCACAGGAGTCGCACCGCAAAACTCCATATCCCCAGCGCAATCAACAGCCCTAGCCAAACGCGCAGCAATGATTGATGCCTATAAGCTCCTTGGTGAAAAAATGTATGGCGTGAAATTAAATGGTCAAGACACAGTGGAAAATATGGCGATCACAAGCTCAACGGTAAAATCCAAAGTCCAAGCTCTCGTGCGTGGTGCAGATGTCGTGAATGTCGATTGTAAGTCTGGATTATGCCAAGTAACAATGGAGCTTAAACTTGATGGTCGCGTGTGGTATCGCGCGCTTGGTGGGCGATAA
- a CDS encoding RDD family protein: protein MPSKSPSKSAPPSSTPLSKSTSKKPRFRTIKKQHKSVNTPNVRTHTLSAIAREIFLVRRLKALLVDMFMIYTPILYCAYWILGGAQGFRDSQLAIFVCFVSYASICALFIAKSGQTPGLRYVCLQLVDTSYTPESTQSPHRQVGFMRAFVRVFVWAFTCAIVVGFVAPFVSQSRQCLHDRWLKTKLIDRDTPMPNAPKA, encoded by the coding sequence ATGCCAAGCAAATCGCCAAGCAAATCCGCACCACCAAGCTCTACGCCACTAAGCAAATCTACATCAAAAAAGCCGCGCTTCCGCACGATAAAAAAACAGCATAAAAGTGTCAATACGCCAAATGTCCGCACACACACTCTCTCTGCCATAGCTAGAGAGATATTTTTAGTCCGTAGGCTCAAGGCATTGCTTGTTGATATGTTTATGATTTATACACCTATTTTGTATTGTGCGTATTGGATTCTAGGCGGTGCGCAAGGCTTTAGAGATAGTCAGCTTGCGATTTTTGTATGCTTTGTCTCCTATGCAAGCATTTGCGCGCTATTTATCGCTAAAAGTGGGCAGACACCGGGGCTGCGCTATGTATGCTTGCAACTTGTGGATACAAGCTACACACCAGAATCTACACAATCCCCGCATAGGCAAGTTGGTTTTATGCGTGCTTTTGTGCGTGTGTTTGTGTGGGCATTTACTTGTGCGATTGTGGTTGGATTTGTCGCGCCATTTGTATCCCAAAGCCGCCAATGCCTACACGATCGCTGGCTCAAAACAAAGCTAATCGATAGAGATACGCCTATGCCAAATGCCCCAAAAGCATAG
- the pyrE gene encoding orotate phosphoribosyltransferase, translating into MQALNIEQIYKDANALLEGHFLLSSGNHSTHYLQSAKVLENPQIASQLGCALAAQIIAAGIQADTICSPALGGILAGYELARALGVRFIFTERVDGAMQLRRGFDVRMGEKVIICEDIITTGGSALESARCVEFLGAEVVAYAGLANRGFCVRANGEQTSKKPECRLPDSIPLFALEDFIFTMYDPKDCPLCAQNHKAIKPGSRGN; encoded by the coding sequence ATGCAAGCACTTAATATCGAACAAATCTACAAAGATGCAAACGCCCTTTTAGAAGGGCATTTTCTCCTAAGCAGTGGGAATCACTCCACCCACTATCTCCAATCCGCCAAAGTGCTTGAAAATCCACAAATCGCTAGCCAGCTAGGCTGTGCATTAGCAGCACAAATCATAGCTGCTGGCATACAAGCAGATACCATTTGCTCCCCTGCGCTTGGGGGGATTCTAGCAGGCTATGAGCTTGCGCGAGCACTTGGCGTGCGGTTTATTTTCACAGAGCGAGTCGATGGGGCAATGCAGCTGCGGCGTGGATTTGATGTAAGAATGGGCGAAAAGGTCATTATATGCGAAGACATCATCACCACAGGCGGCTCTGCACTAGAATCCGCGCGGTGTGTGGAGTTTCTTGGAGCAGAGGTAGTGGCGTATGCTGGGCTTGCTAATCGCGGATTTTGCGTGCGTGCAAATGGAGAGCAGACAAGCAAAAAGCCCGAGTGTCGCCTGCCAGATTCTATCCCGCTCTTTGCCTTAGAGGATTTCATCTTCACAATGTATGATCCCAAAGACTGCCCACTTTGTGCGCAAAACCACAAAGCCATAAAGCCCGGCTCTAGGGGAAATTAG
- the frr gene encoding ribosome recycling factor — MTQEIMTHTKSYMEKSLESLRKDFSTLRSGKVSVSVLDNIRVSYYDTPTPLNQVGSVIAQDASTIVITPWEKSLLKDIEKAIQEANIGVNPNSDSECIKLFFPPMTQEQRKDIAKEAKAMGEKAKIAVRNIRQDGNNHIKKLEKDKQITEDISKKAQDDVQKLTDEFVKKIDEMVKHKEEEVMKI; from the coding sequence ATGACACAAGAGATTATGACTCATACTAAATCCTATATGGAAAAATCCCTAGAATCTTTGCGTAAAGATTTTAGCACCTTGCGCAGTGGCAAGGTATCTGTAAGCGTGCTTGATAATATCCGTGTGAGTTATTATGACACCCCCACCCCACTCAATCAAGTAGGCTCTGTCATCGCCCAAGATGCAAGCACCATTGTCATCACGCCGTGGGAAAAGTCTTTGCTAAAAGATATAGAAAAAGCGATCCAAGAAGCCAATATCGGTGTCAATCCAAATTCTGATAGCGAATGTATCAAGCTATTTTTCCCACCGATGACCCAAGAGCAGCGCAAAGACATCGCCAAAGAGGCAAAGGCTATGGGCGAAAAGGCAAAAATCGCTGTGCGCAATATCCGCCAAGATGGCAACAACCACATCAAAAAGCTTGAAAAAGATAAGCAAATCACCGAAGACATTAGCAAAAAAGCTCAAGATGATGTGCAAAAGCTCACCGATGAGTTTGTCAAAAAGATTGATGAAATGGTCAAACACAAAGAAGAAGAGGTTATGAAAATCTAA
- the secG gene encoding preprotein translocase subunit SecG: MSVLFITIEILLALAIVGVVLLQKSSSLGLGAYSGSNESLFGAKGPASFLAKFTIILALLFLANTIFLGYQLNTQRQKSVFDTAKSVESAPLNAPLNAPLDSGLNQPLQGTLTQPEQ, encoded by the coding sequence ATGAGCGTGCTTTTTATCACAATTGAGATTCTCTTAGCACTTGCCATTGTTGGTGTCGTGCTACTACAAAAATCAAGCTCGCTTGGGCTTGGGGCATATAGCGGGAGTAATGAATCGCTCTTTGGGGCTAAAGGACCAGCAAGCTTTCTGGCGAAATTTACCATTATCCTAGCACTGCTATTTCTAGCAAATACGATTTTCCTAGGCTATCAGCTTAACACCCAAAGGCAAAAGAGTGTATTTGACACAGCTAAATCGGTAGAATCCGCACCGCTTAATGCCCCATTAAATGCGCCACTAGACTCTGGGCTTAATCAACCCTTGCAAGGCACGCTAACCCAGCCAGAGCAATAG
- a CDS encoding mannose-1-phosphate guanylyltransferase/mannose-6-phosphate isomerase, with product MVVSILCGGSGTRLFPLSRELLPKQFAHILPKTDKYATSLFQETLARNVALCAEQGREPKIQIITNESLYFLAKDQAHDLGVQIDHFILESYGKNTAPALAMAALHTQKHYGGDEIILALPSDHLIAKDNYQSCIEQALEQARHNQIVTFGITPTSPHTGYGYIRVEQGSGRVLGFYEKPESKTAQKYVDSGEYFWNSGMFCFKASVLLDGLKHHANDIYTLCEEIFAQSQSQIIDEQECVRLDRELSQGLREESIDYALMEKADNIACITSQLRWSDVGSFESLSEEYPKDAQNNATNTHFIAKDSRNNFILSSRPVVGVGVEDMIIVDSDDCLLVSKMGESARIKEVLPHLRESYPELARTHRTTYRPWGSYTILLESSFYKIKQIIVKPKSRLSLQKHFHRNEHWIIVNGSAVVQLGDKEIFLQTNQSTYIPMGQPHRLENPGKIPLVVIEVQMGEYLGEDDIVRLADDYARK from the coding sequence ATGGTTGTTAGTATTTTATGTGGTGGCTCTGGGACTAGGCTTTTTCCACTTTCTCGCGAGCTTTTGCCCAAGCAGTTTGCCCACATTCTCCCCAAAACAGACAAATACGCTACTTCACTTTTTCAAGAGACTTTAGCGCGCAATGTGGCATTGTGCGCAGAGCAGGGCAGAGAGCCAAAGATACAAATCATCACCAATGAATCGCTCTATTTTCTTGCTAAAGATCAAGCCCACGATCTAGGCGTGCAGATTGATCACTTTATCCTAGAATCCTATGGGAAAAACACCGCCCCAGCTCTAGCTATGGCTGCTTTGCATACGCAAAAGCACTATGGAGGCGATGAGATTATCCTAGCACTGCCAAGCGATCATTTAATCGCCAAAGACAATTATCAATCCTGCATAGAGCAGGCTTTAGAGCAAGCTAGACATAATCAAATCGTAACTTTTGGGATCACGCCTACAAGTCCGCACACAGGCTATGGCTATATCCGCGTGGAGCAGGGCAGCGGGCGTGTGCTAGGCTTCTATGAAAAGCCAGAATCCAAAACCGCGCAGAAATATGTGGATTCTGGGGAGTATTTTTGGAATAGCGGTATGTTTTGCTTCAAGGCTAGTGTGCTGCTTGATGGGCTAAAACACCACGCTAATGACATCTACACTCTTTGTGAAGAGATCTTTGCCCAAAGTCAAAGCCAAATAATCGATGAGCAAGAATGCGTGCGGCTAGACAGGGAGCTAAGTCAAGGGCTTAGGGAAGAGAGTATTGATTATGCCCTAATGGAAAAGGCAGATAATATTGCTTGTATCACAAGCCAGCTGCGCTGGAGTGATGTGGGGAGCTTTGAATCCTTGAGTGAAGAATACCCAAAAGATGCGCAAAACAACGCCACAAATACCCACTTCATCGCCAAGGATTCTAGGAATAACTTTATCTTATCTTCTCGACCTGTTGTAGGCGTAGGCGTGGAGGATATGATAATTGTCGATAGTGATGATTGCTTGCTTGTTAGCAAGATGGGCGAGTCGGCGCGTATTAAAGAGGTGCTGCCGCATTTGCGTGAATCTTACCCCGAGCTTGCACGCACACATCGCACGACCTATCGCCCGTGGGGGAGCTACACGATCTTGCTAGAATCTAGTTTTTATAAAATCAAGCAAATCATCGTCAAGCCAAAATCTCGCCTAAGCTTGCAGAAGCATTTTCATCGCAATGAGCATTGGATCATTGTCAATGGCAGCGCAGTGGTGCAGCTAGGGGATAAAGAGATATTTTTACAAACTAATCAATCCACCTATATTCCTATGGGGCAGCCCCACAGGCTAGAAAACCCCGGGAAAATCCCCCTTGTGGTGATTGAGGTGCAAATGGGTGAATACCTTGGCGAAGATGACATCGTGCGCCTAGCAGATGACTATGCTCGCAAATAA